Proteins from a genomic interval of Homo sapiens chromosome 6 genomic scaffold, GRCh38.p14 alternate locus group ALT_REF_LOCI_2 HSCHR6_MHC_COX_CTG1:
- the ZBTB12 gene encoding zinc finger and BTB domain-containing protein 12 — MASGVEVLRFQLPGHEAATLRNMNQLRAEERFCDVTIVADSLKFRGHKVILAACSPFLRDQFLLNPSSELQVSLMHSARIVADLLLSCYTGALEFAVRDIVNYLTAASYLQMEHVVEKCRNALSQFIEPKIGLKEDGVSEASLVSSISATKSLLPPARTPKPAPKPPPPPPLPPPLLRPVKLEFPLDEDLELKAEEEDEDEDEDVSDICIVKVESALEVAHRLKPPGGLGGGLGIGGSVGGHLGELAQSSVPPSTVAPPQGVVKACYSLSEDAEGEGLLLIPGGRASVGATSGLVEAAAVAMAARGAGGSLGAGGSRGPLPGGFSGGNPLKNIKCTKCPEVFQGVEKLVFHMRAQHFIFMCPRCGKQFNHSSNLNRHMNVHRGVKSHSCGICGKCFTQKSTLHDHLNLHSGARPYRCSYCDVRFAHKPAIRRHLKEQHGKTTAENVLEASVAEINVLIR; from the coding sequence ATGGCCTCTGGGGTGGAAGTCCTGCGCTTCCAGCTGCCCGGCCACGAGGCCGCAACGCTACGGAACATGAACCAGCTCCGGGCAGAGGAGCGGTTCTGCGACGTGACCATTGTGGCCGACAGCCTCAAGTTTCGAGGCCACAAGGTCATCTTGGCCGCCTGCTCACCCTTCCTGCGGGACCAGTTCCTGCTGAACCCCAGCTCGGAGCTGCAGGTCTCCCTGATGCACAGTGCACGCATCGTGGCCGACTTGCTCCTCTCCTGCTACACGGGCGCCTTGGAATTCGCTGTTAGGGACATCGTCAACTACCTTACAGCCGCCTCCTACCTGCAGATGGAGCACGTGGTGGAGAAATGCCGGAATGCCCTCAGCCAGTTCATTGAGcccaaaataggcctcaaagaggaTGGGGTCAGTGAGGCTAGCCTTGTGAGCAGCATCAGCGCCACCaagtccctcctccctccagccaGGACCCCAAAGCCAGCCCCgaagcccccacccccacctcctctaCCCCCTCCACTCCTGCGGCCAGTGAAGCTGGAGTTCCCACTGGATGAAGACTTGGAGCTGAAAGCCGAGgaagaggatgaggatgaggatgaggacGTGTCTGACATCTGCATCGTCAAGGTGGAGTCGGCCCTGGAGGTGGCACACCGGCTCAAACCCCCTGGAGGCCTGGGAGGGGGTCTGGGCATTGGAGGCTCCGTGGGTGGCCACCTTGGGGAGCTGGCCCAGAGCAGCGTTCCCCCCAGCACTGTAGCCCCACCGCAGGGTGTGGTGAAGGCCTGCTATAGCCTGTCGGAAGATGCAGAAGGGGAGGGCCTGCTGTTGATTCCCGGAGGCCGGGCCAGCGTGGGGGCCACCTCGGGCCTGGTGGAAGCAGCAGCGGTGGCCATGGCTGcccggggggcggggggcagccTGGGGGCGGGGGGCAGCCGGGGACCCCTGCCTGGGGGCTTCTCAGGTGGAAACCCCTTAAAGAACATCAAGTGCACCAAGTGCCCGGAAGTGTTCCAGGGCGTGGAGAAGCTGGTCTTCCACATGCGGGCGCAGCACTTCATCTTCATGTGCCCTCGCTGTGGCAAGCAGTTCAACCACAGCAGCAACCTCAACCGCCACATGAACGTGCATCGTGGTGTCAAGTCACACTCGTGCGGCATCTGCGGCAAGTGCTTCACACAGAAGTCCACCCTTCACGACCACCTCAACCTGCACTCGGGAGCGCGGCCCTACCGCTGCTCCTACTGCGACGTGCGCTTCGCCCACAAGCCTGCCATTAGGCGGCACCTCAAGGAGCAACACGGCAAGACCACGGCCGAGAACGTGCTGGAGGCCAGTGTGGCCGAGATTAACGTCCTCATCCGCTAG